Proteins encoded together in one Janthinobacterium tructae window:
- the edd gene encoding phosphogluconate dehydratase gives MALHPVVESVTARIIARSRPSRGAYLAHLDAARIQGVQRGALSCTNLAHGFAAFPVNDKLSLKEYKKPSVAIVSSYNDMLSAHQPFEGFPQIIKQAVREVGAVAQFAGGVPAMCDGVTQGQPGMELSLFSRDTIAMSTAVALSHNMFDAALYLGVCDKIVPGLLIGALHFGHLPAVFVPAGPMTSGLSNQEKAKVRQLYAQGKATREDLLEGESKAYHGAGTCTFYGTANSNQMLMEVMGLHLPGAAFITPNTPLRDALTKAAAQRAAGITAQSTNYLPVGHIVDEKCIVNAVVGLLATGGSTNHTLHLVAIAKAAGIVIDWNDFNELSAIVPMLTRIYPNGDADVNHFHAAGGTGYLIRELLDAGLLHEDVNTILGHGLRAHCMEPFLGEDGKVFWKDAPAASADENVLRPASNPFAPDGGMVLVAGNLGRAVMKVSAVKPQHRTVEAPALVFNSQEEFMNAYKAGTLDRDFVAVLRFQGPRANGMPELHALTPALANLQDAGRHVALVTDGRMSGASGKVPAAIHVSPEILAGGPLGLVRDGDIIRLDAFTGVLEALVPADVWHARSLVTTDLSPNHVGMGRELFSMFRSTVSAAEEGATTFGLPSPIPTTVALHDADNVGDTVPGSDEDFLARK, from the coding sequence ATGGCGCTGCATCCAGTAGTCGAATCCGTAACAGCGCGCATCATCGCGCGCAGCCGGCCATCGCGCGGCGCCTACCTGGCGCATCTGGATGCGGCCCGCATCCAGGGCGTGCAGCGCGGCGCCCTGTCGTGCACCAATCTGGCGCACGGCTTTGCCGCCTTTCCCGTCAACGACAAGCTGTCGCTGAAAGAATACAAGAAGCCGTCCGTGGCCATCGTTTCTTCATACAACGACATGCTGTCGGCGCACCAGCCGTTCGAAGGCTTCCCGCAGATCATCAAGCAAGCCGTGCGCGAAGTGGGCGCTGTAGCCCAGTTCGCCGGTGGCGTGCCTGCCATGTGCGATGGCGTGACGCAAGGCCAGCCAGGCATGGAACTGTCGCTGTTCTCGCGCGACACCATCGCCATGTCGACGGCCGTGGCGCTGTCGCACAATATGTTCGATGCGGCCCTGTACCTGGGCGTGTGCGACAAGATCGTGCCGGGCCTGTTGATCGGCGCGCTGCACTTCGGCCACTTGCCCGCCGTCTTCGTGCCGGCCGGTCCGATGACGTCGGGTCTGTCGAACCAGGAAAAAGCCAAGGTGCGCCAGCTGTATGCACAAGGCAAGGCCACGCGCGAAGACTTGCTCGAAGGTGAATCGAAAGCCTATCATGGCGCCGGTACCTGTACCTTCTACGGTACCGCAAACAGCAACCAGATGCTGATGGAAGTGATGGGCTTGCACTTGCCGGGCGCCGCCTTCATCACGCCGAATACGCCGCTGCGCGATGCGCTGACCAAAGCTGCCGCCCAGCGCGCTGCCGGCATCACGGCGCAAAGCACCAATTACTTGCCAGTCGGCCATATCGTCGACGAGAAATGTATCGTCAACGCCGTCGTGGGCTTGCTGGCCACGGGCGGTTCGACCAACCACACCTTGCACCTGGTGGCCATCGCCAAGGCGGCCGGCATCGTCATCGACTGGAACGATTTCAATGAACTGTCGGCCATCGTACCGATGCTCACGCGCATCTACCCGAACGGCGACGCCGACGTGAACCATTTCCACGCGGCCGGCGGCACCGGTTACCTGATCCGCGAACTGCTCGATGCGGGCCTGCTGCACGAGGACGTCAACACCATCCTGGGCCACGGCTTGCGCGCGCACTGCATGGAACCGTTCCTCGGCGAAGACGGCAAGGTCTTCTGGAAAGACGCACCGGCCGCCAGCGCCGACGAAAACGTGCTGCGCCCGGCGTCGAACCCGTTCGCGCCGGACGGCGGCATGGTCCTCGTCGCAGGCAACCTGGGTCGCGCCGTGATGAAGGTTTCGGCCGTCAAGCCGCAGCACCGCACGGTCGAAGCGCCTGCCCTGGTGTTCAATTCGCAGGAAGAGTTCATGAATGCCTACAAGGCTGGCACCCTGGACCGCGACTTCGTCGCCGTGCTGCGCTTCCAGGGCCCGCGCGCCAACGGCATGCCGGAACTGCATGCGCTGACGCCCGCGCTGGCCAACCTGCAGGATGCGGGTCGCCACGTGGCGCTGGTCACCGATGGCCGCATGTCGGGCGCGTCGGGCAAGGTGCCGGCGGCCATCCACGTCTCGCCTGAAATCCTCGCCGGCGGCCCGCTGGGCCTGGTGCGCGACGGCGACATCATCCGCCTCGACGCGTTTACCGGCGTGCTCGAGGCGCTGGTGCCGGCCGATGTCTGGCACGCCCGTTCGCTGGTCACGACCGACCTGTCGCCGAACCACGTCGGCATGGGCCGCGAGCTGTTTTCCATGTTCCGTTCCACCGTCAGCGCGGCGGAAGAGGGTGCTACCACCTTCGGCCTGCCGTCGCCGATTCCCACCACCGTCGCCTTGCACGACGCCGACAATGTCGGTGATACCGTACCGGGTTCCGATGAAGACTTTTTGGCTAGGAAATAA
- a CDS encoding sensor domain-containing diguanylate cyclase — protein MPDALHRLALLESILGAVNLGAIVLDEQHRIVLWNHWMARHSACRADAVLGQDFFAVYPELRHKRIDSAITQALRDNFQSLLSQTLHKAPFALYTHGASVSAAEGGERLQQAIAVTPINLPASPRHCLIQINDVTIAVGREKLLREQTMVLRSQTFSDGLTGIANRRHFDVAIEKEMRRAMRTGSPLSLLMIDIDHFKDYNDHYGHQQGDDCLIRVAAELAAMLQRPTDLLARYGGEEFAAILPDTDAAQALRMAEAIRERAAELRIAHAKTDHEVKHITVSIGIATQHPQQQLPISALIGAADRALYLAKGAGRNRVMVQPL, from the coding sequence ATGCCGGATGCCTTACACCGACTCGCCCTGCTCGAAAGCATACTCGGCGCCGTCAACCTGGGCGCCATCGTGCTCGACGAGCAGCACCGCATCGTGCTGTGGAACCACTGGATGGCGCGCCACTCGGCGTGCCGGGCCGACGCCGTGCTGGGGCAGGACTTCTTCGCCGTCTATCCGGAACTGCGGCACAAGCGCATCGATTCCGCCATCACCCAGGCCCTGCGCGACAATTTCCAGTCGCTATTGTCGCAAACCCTGCACAAGGCGCCGTTTGCCCTGTACACGCATGGCGCAAGCGTTAGCGCGGCAGAAGGCGGCGAACGCTTGCAGCAGGCGATCGCCGTCACGCCGATCAACCTACCCGCTTCGCCGCGCCACTGCCTGATCCAGATCAATGATGTCACCATCGCCGTGGGCCGCGAAAAGCTGCTGCGCGAACAGACCATGGTCTTGCGCTCGCAAACGTTTTCCGACGGCTTGACGGGCATTGCCAACCGCCGCCACTTCGACGTGGCGATCGAGAAGGAAATGCGGCGCGCCATGCGCACGGGCAGCCCCCTGTCGCTGCTGATGATCGATATTGACCATTTCAAGGATTACAACGACCATTACGGGCACCAGCAAGGCGACGACTGCCTGATCCGCGTGGCAGCCGAACTGGCCGCCATGCTGCAGCGCCCCACCGACCTGCTGGCACGCTATGGCGGCGAGGAATTTGCCGCCATCTTGCCCGACACGGACGCCGCACAGGCGCTGCGCATGGCCGAGGCGATCCGCGAACGGGCGGCCGAACTGCGCATTGCGCATGCCAAGACGGACCATGAGGTCAAGCACATTACGGTCAGCATCGGCATCGCCACGCAGCACCCGCAGCAGCAACTGCCCATCTCCGCCCTGATCGGCGCCGCCGACCGGGCCCTGTACCTGGCCAAGGGCGCCGGGCGCAACCGTGTGATGGTACAGCCTCTGTAG
- the eda gene encoding bifunctional 4-hydroxy-2-oxoglutarate aldolase/2-dehydro-3-deoxy-phosphogluconate aldolase, which yields MTMTLLEIMRTSSVIPVIAIDDPEHAVPLARALVAGGIRVLEVTLRTKHGLEAIRAMSAVPGAIVGVGTLTRPEEFAQARDAGAVFGVSPGLTSALVAAAKSSGLPLLPGVMTPGEVMAARENGFQQLKLFPAVPAGGIGMLNALYGPLPDITFCPTGGISQETASQFLACKNVACVGGSWLTPKDAIAAGNWDRITEIAKAASGLRLA from the coding sequence ATGACCATGACACTACTGGAAATTATGCGCACTTCGAGCGTGATCCCCGTGATTGCGATCGACGATCCTGAACACGCCGTACCGCTGGCGCGCGCGCTGGTGGCGGGCGGCATCCGCGTGCTGGAAGTGACCCTGCGCACCAAGCACGGCCTCGAAGCGATCCGCGCCATGTCGGCCGTGCCGGGCGCCATCGTCGGCGTCGGCACCCTGACCCGCCCCGAGGAATTCGCCCAGGCGCGCGATGCGGGCGCCGTCTTCGGCGTCTCGCCAGGCCTGACGTCGGCCCTGGTGGCGGCGGCGAAAAGCAGCGGCCTGCCGCTGCTGCCAGGCGTGATGACGCCAGGCGAAGTGATGGCGGCGCGTGAAAACGGCTTCCAGCAGCTGAAACTGTTCCCGGCCGTGCCGGCCGGCGGCATCGGCATGCTCAACGCCCTCTACGGCCCGCTGCCGGACATCACCTTCTGCCCGACGGGCGGCATCTCGCAAGAGACGGCGTCGCAATTTTTGGCATGCAAGAACGTCGCCTGCGTGGGTGGCTCGTGGCTGACGCCGAAAGATGCGATCGCGGCCGGCAACTGGGACCGCATCACGGAAATCGCGAAAGCAGCCAGCGGTCTTCGCCTGGCGTAA
- a CDS encoding chemotaxis protein: MNSMQQDVDERTSLTGNNKFELFLFKLGTSDHSTSRELFGINVFKVREIMEMPAITAVAGSHPHMLGVVNIRGQIVPVIDLPMAVGCKSSGLKILMVTEFARSTQAFAVEEVDEIVRLEWNQVLSAESSVGGGLVTSIARLDGDTDKTRLAQVLDVEQILRDVLPSGDPDVDKNSIGPQVRLPAGAVILAADDSSLARSLIEKGLEAMGVPFIMTKTGKEAWERLQAISAQAATEGKTAKDKVALVLTDLEMPEMDGFTLTRNIKNDGRFANIPVVIHSSLTGSTNEDHVKGVGADGYVAKFVAAELADTIRKVLAR, encoded by the coding sequence TTCAATGCAGCAAGATGTCGATGAACGCACCAGCCTGACAGGCAACAACAAATTCGAACTGTTCCTGTTCAAGCTGGGCACCAGCGATCACTCGACCAGCCGCGAACTGTTCGGCATCAATGTGTTCAAGGTACGCGAAATCATGGAGATGCCGGCCATTACGGCGGTGGCCGGGTCGCACCCGCACATGCTGGGCGTGGTCAATATCCGCGGCCAGATCGTCCCCGTGATCGACTTGCCGATGGCGGTCGGTTGCAAGAGCAGCGGCTTGAAGATCCTGATGGTGACCGAATTTGCCCGCTCGACACAGGCGTTTGCCGTGGAAGAGGTCGATGAAATCGTGCGCCTGGAATGGAATCAGGTGCTGTCGGCCGAATCGAGCGTCGGTGGCGGCCTCGTCACCAGCATCGCGCGCCTCGATGGCGACACGGACAAGACGCGCCTGGCGCAAGTGCTCGACGTGGAGCAAATCCTGCGCGACGTGCTGCCGTCGGGCGACCCGGACGTGGACAAGAACAGTATCGGCCCGCAAGTGCGCTTGCCTGCCGGCGCCGTGATCCTCGCGGCCGACGATTCCTCGCTGGCCCGCTCGCTGATCGAGAAGGGCCTCGAAGCGATGGGCGTGCCCTTCATCATGACCAAGACGGGCAAGGAAGCGTGGGAACGCCTGCAGGCGATCTCGGCCCAGGCGGCGACCGAAGGCAAGACGGCGAAAGACAAGGTCGCGCTGGTGCTGACCGACCTGGAAATGCCGGAAATGGATGGTTTTACACTCACGCGTAACATCAAGAACGATGGCCGCTTCGCCAACATCCCCGTGGTGATCCACTCGTCGCTGACGGGCTCGACCAACGAAGACCATGTCAAGGGCGTGGGGGCCGATGGTTATGTGGCGAAATTCGTGGCAGCGGAACTGGCTGACACCATCCGCAAAGTGCTGGCGCGGTAA
- a CDS encoding SMP-30/gluconolactonase/LRE family protein has product MNIYEIKVVSDKPMQVGECPLWHGKEAALYWVDIDGRAVHRLHPASGKHEQWSMPTEPSALAINAGGGLIVALRSGFAHLDTKTGSLAEIAAAPFDMATTRFNDGKVDPAGRFWVGTIFEPRSADAAEMFVLEKGQVRKVWSGGMTVSNGLGFSPDGRTMYHADTTTHRIDRFDFDAATGTISEPQPFQRFSTDKKAFDYGGRPDGAAVDSEGNYWSAMFEGGKILRFAPDGHLLGEITVPVRCPTMLTFGGPDLRTLYITSASHNRSAAELADHPLSGHVLSVRVDVAGQPETPYQA; this is encoded by the coding sequence ATGAATATTTACGAAATCAAAGTAGTCAGCGACAAGCCCATGCAAGTGGGCGAATGCCCGCTATGGCATGGCAAGGAAGCGGCCCTGTACTGGGTCGACATCGATGGCCGCGCCGTGCACCGTTTGCACCCGGCCAGCGGCAAGCATGAACAGTGGAGCATGCCGACGGAACCATCGGCGCTGGCCATCAACGCCGGCGGCGGCCTGATCGTGGCCTTGCGCAGCGGCTTTGCCCACCTCGACACGAAGACGGGCAGCCTGGCGGAAATCGCCGCGGCACCGTTCGATATGGCCACCACGCGCTTCAACGATGGCAAGGTCGACCCTGCCGGCCGCTTCTGGGTCGGCACGATTTTCGAGCCGCGCAGCGCCGATGCGGCGGAAATGTTCGTGCTGGAAAAGGGACAAGTACGCAAGGTCTGGTCCGGTGGCATGACGGTATCGAATGGCCTGGGCTTTTCCCCGGACGGGCGCACCATGTACCACGCCGATACCACCACGCACCGCATCGACCGCTTTGATTTCGACGCGGCCACGGGAACCATTTCCGAGCCACAGCCATTCCAGCGCTTTTCCACGGACAAGAAAGCCTTTGATTACGGCGGACGCCCGGACGGCGCGGCCGTCGACAGCGAAGGCAATTACTGGTCGGCCATGTTTGAAGGCGGCAAGATTTTACGCTTCGCCCCCGATGGCCATCTGCTCGGTGAAATTACCGTGCCCGTACGCTGCCCCACCATGCTGACGTTTGGCGGCCCCGACCTGCGCACCTTGTACATCACCAGCGCCAGCCACAACCGTTCCGCCGCCGAACTCGCCGACCACCCGTTGAGCGGCCACGTGCTGTCCGTGCGCGTGGACGTGGCGGGCCAGCCGGAAACGCCGTACCAGGCGTAA
- the pgi gene encoding glucose-6-phosphate isomerase has product MRQPAPTPAITATASFQSLQAHSASLREVHLRQLFALDPARFSTMTVDAAGLLLDYSKNRVDATAMTLLMDLARERGVEAQREAMFTGEKINLTEHRAVLHTALRAPRGTKLVVDGQDIDADVQDVLQRVKAFTDKVRNGSWLGYTGKPICDIVNIGIGGSDLGPKMACLALRSYANPGLEMHFVSNVDGHDMEATLSKVDPETTLFIVASKTFVTAETMLNANTARAWFLLEGEEKDLAQHFVAVSTNTQAIVDFGISPDNMFPFWDWVGGRYSVWSSIGLAVALSVGFEYFSDFLAGAHAMDQHFRQAPLEQNMPVVLAMVGFWNRQFLDCGSVSIAPYHQDLSRFAAYLQQLDMESNGKRVTKDGVPVDVPTGPVIWGDCGTNAQHAYFQLLHQGSDITPIDFIAALRATHDLPGHHDALLANCFAQSEAFMTGKTGEEVRADLQAQGLPESEIEALVPHKTFPGNRPSNTILMDQLTPTTLGALIALYEHKTFVQGVLWNVNSFDQWGVELGKVLAKKIQAELTGEARPDHHDSSTNGLIALAKAAKAAY; this is encoded by the coding sequence ATGCGCCAGCCAGCACCTACTCCTGCCATCACCGCCACCGCCAGTTTCCAGTCCCTGCAAGCGCACAGCGCCAGCCTGCGCGAAGTGCATCTGCGCCAGCTGTTCGCTCTTGACCCCGCACGTTTCTCGACGATGACGGTCGATGCTGCCGGCCTGCTGCTCGATTACTCGAAGAACCGTGTCGACGCCACCGCCATGACGCTGCTGATGGACCTGGCGCGCGAACGCGGCGTGGAAGCGCAGCGCGAAGCCATGTTCACTGGCGAGAAAATCAATCTTACCGAACATCGGGCTGTTCTGCATACCGCCTTGCGCGCGCCACGCGGCACGAAGCTGGTGGTCGATGGCCAGGATATCGATGCCGACGTGCAAGATGTGCTGCAACGCGTGAAGGCGTTTACGGACAAGGTACGCAATGGCAGCTGGCTCGGCTACACGGGCAAGCCAATCTGCGACATCGTCAACATCGGCATCGGCGGCTCGGACCTGGGTCCGAAAATGGCTTGCCTGGCGCTGCGCTCGTATGCCAATCCGGGCCTGGAAATGCATTTTGTGTCCAACGTCGACGGGCACGACATGGAAGCGACCCTGTCCAAGGTCGATCCGGAAACGACCCTGTTCATCGTGGCCTCGAAAACCTTCGTCACCGCTGAAACCATGCTTAACGCCAACACGGCGCGTGCCTGGTTCCTGCTCGAAGGCGAAGAAAAGGACCTGGCGCAGCACTTCGTGGCCGTCTCGACCAACACGCAAGCCATCGTCGACTTCGGCATTTCGCCGGACAATATGTTCCCGTTCTGGGACTGGGTCGGTGGCCGCTATTCCGTCTGGTCGTCGATCGGCCTGGCCGTGGCGCTGTCCGTGGGTTTTGAATACTTCAGCGATTTCCTCGCCGGCGCGCATGCGATGGACCAGCACTTCCGCCAGGCCCCGCTGGAACAGAACATGCCCGTGGTGCTGGCCATGGTGGGCTTCTGGAACCGCCAGTTCCTCGATTGCGGCTCCGTTTCCATCGCGCCCTACCACCAGGATCTGAGCCGCTTCGCCGCCTATTTGCAACAGCTGGACATGGAAAGCAATGGCAAGCGCGTCACCAAGGATGGCGTGCCCGTCGACGTGCCCACCGGCCCCGTCATCTGGGGTGATTGCGGCACGAATGCGCAGCACGCGTATTTCCAGCTGCTGCACCAGGGAAGCGATATTACCCCCATCGACTTCATCGCCGCCCTGCGCGCCACGCACGATTTGCCGGGCCACCACGACGCCCTGCTGGCCAACTGCTTCGCCCAGTCGGAAGCCTTCATGACGGGCAAGACGGGCGAAGAAGTGCGCGCCGACCTGCAGGCGCAAGGCTTGCCGGAAAGCGAAATCGAGGCACTGGTGCCGCACAAGACCTTCCCCGGCAACCGTCCCAGCAACACCATTTTGATGGACCAGCTGACCCCGACCACCCTCGGCGCCCTGATCGCGCTGTACGAACACAAGACCTTTGTGCAGGGCGTCTTGTGGAACGTCAACAGTTTTGATCAGTGGGGCGTGGAACTGGGCAAGGTGCTGGCGAAGAAAATCCAGGCCGAACTGACGGGCGAAGCCCGTCCCGACCACCACGACAGCTCGACCAATGGCTTGATTGCCCTGGCGAAAGCCGCCAAAGCGGCGTATTAA
- a CDS encoding type IV secretion protein Rhs — protein MRRPLTIGETAMARSVFQGAIDYARVRVVRGSFLPFGLQDQNTAMTPRGSLHFMPAQYRDDFSREGHGGKLFFIHEMVHVWQYQLGYSVLLHGVLLALCGGYIGQRAYRYDAQAGGVLSDFNMEQQGDLIAHYFGARQLGIPAYVAQLPQLQEILQGFLLNPADHSLLPR, from the coding sequence TTGCGCCGCCCCCTCACCATCGGCGAAACCGCCATGGCCCGCAGCGTCTTCCAGGGCGCCATCGACTATGCGCGCGTGCGCGTCGTGCGCGGCTCCTTTCTACCATTCGGCTTGCAGGACCAGAACACGGCGATGACGCCGCGCGGCAGCCTGCACTTCATGCCGGCCCAGTACCGCGACGATTTTTCCCGCGAAGGCCACGGCGGCAAGCTGTTCTTCATCCACGAGATGGTGCATGTGTGGCAGTACCAGCTCGGCTACAGCGTGCTGCTGCATGGCGTGCTGCTGGCGCTGTGCGGCGGCTACATCGGGCAGCGCGCCTACCGCTACGATGCGCAGGCCGGCGGCGTCCTGTCCGACTTCAACATGGAACAGCAGGGCGACCTCATCGCCCACTACTTCGGCGCGCGCCAGCTGGGCATTCCCGCCTATGTGGCGCAACTGCCGCAACTGCAGGAGATCCTGCAAGGCTTCCTGCTCAACCCTGCCGACCACAGCCTGCTGCCGCGCTGA